CGTCCGCCACCGCCCGGTCGTTTTCAATCTTGGCCTTGCGGTCGTCCATGACCTTCAGAAGCGGGCGAAAAACCATCGTGTTGGCTCCCCACAGGAAAATGAGGAACAACACAAACTGGAGGATCAGCGTGAAATTGAGCGAAATCATCGCGCTTCCGTCAGGGATGCTTGCAATTGAAGATTACAGGACAAGCCAGATCAACAGCGCGATAACGAGCGCGTAGATCGAGTTCGATTCCGTGATGGCCTGGCCGACGATCATGGTGCGGGTGATAAGGCCCGCCGCGCCGGGATTGCGGGCGATGCCCTCGACGGCCTTGGCCGTCGCATATCCTTCCATCAGACCCGGGCCCAGAATGCCGACGCCGATGGCGAAGGCCATGGCAAGCGCCTTGCCGATGATGATCAAATCCGCGCCGCTGATCCCTTGTGCGCCTTCCGCAGCCTGTCCGACCACGGTTTGCATCAACGTCATTACCGTTCCGATATCCATAACCGTTTCTCTTCTCCTTTCGATTTCTGTAATCAACCACACGGAGACCGGCAGGCGGCCGCCATGCTACGGACCCGACTACCCCGCCGCTATTCGTGCTCCATGTTTGTCGCGATATAAATCAAGGCAAGCATGGAAAACACGAACGCCTGTACGGCGGATTCAAACACGAGGAAAAACGCATACAATCCAAGGGGCACCACCATGCCGTAGGTCAACGCCGAAACCACGGTAATGATAATGGCCGCACCGGTGATATTGCCGAATAGACGGCACGAGATCGAAAGTACGCGCGAAAACGTTTCGATGATGTGCAGTGGAAAGAAAAAGCCGATGCCGATCAGTTTGCCCGGCAACGCCGCCAGCGTGAATTTGCCCTCGTGATGCCAGAATGGGCCGCACATCTCCGCCAGTTTACCCTTGATTCCGTGCGCCTTGAACCCACAATACATCGAATAGGATACGACCATCAGGCCCAGTGCCAGCGTGCAATTCAGATCGCTCGTCGGTTCCTCGATGTGCGGAAGCGGCAGCAGGGGGATGCCGTTGCAGAGTAGAATGAAGACAAACAACGATGCAATCAGGGGAAAGAAGTGGCGGTTCTCTTCTTTCTTGTGCAACTGCAGCGTTTCGGTCACCATCGCGTCGAACGCCGACACATAGGTTTCCACCAACAATTGCCCACGTCCCGGCACCCATGCAAACTTGCGGGCGCCAAGCCACAGCACCGCCCAAAGAATGAGCATGACAAGGACGCTGTTGGCCACCGTCAGGATATTGATTCCATCCAACGGTATGGGAATATCCGTAAAAGGCACATAGTGCCAAGTCAGCCGCTGACCGATCTCTTCCATCAACCGGACGCCTTCTTCAAATCCACACCCGTTATACCAACCACCATTACCACCACTCGCACAATCAGCAAGCCCACAATCGCACCGAAGAGACCGCTGTACTGCACCGTATCCAGGCTATGACCTTTCCACAAAGCCGCCGCGTAGGCGAGGAATCGCACTACCCACCAGATACGGAGCCGGAACTTTACCTTATCTCCACCACCCGTTTCAAGTCGAAACGTGCGCACCGAAATCTCGAAGCCAAGCAACGCCGCCGTTCCGCCCAGCATGACCCCGTGCGCCGCCGGT
The window above is part of the Candidatus Hydrogenedentota bacterium genome. Proteins encoded here:
- the atpE gene encoding ATP synthase F0 subunit C, producing the protein MAFAIGVGILGPGLMEGYATAKAVEGIARNPGAAGLITRTMIVGQAITESNSIYALVIALLIWLVL
- a CDS encoding F0F1 ATP synthase subunit A — protein: MEEIGQRLTWHYVPFTDIPIPLDGINILTVANSVLVMLILWAVLWLGARKFAWVPGRGQLLVETYVSAFDAMVTETLQLHKKEENRHFFPLIASLFVFILLCNGIPLLPLPHIEEPTSDLNCTLALGLMVVSYSMYCGFKAHGIKGKLAEMCGPFWHHEGKFTLAALPGKLIGIGFFFPLHIIETFSRVLSISCRLFGNITGAAIIITVVSALTYGMVVPLGLYAFFLVFESAVQAFVFSMLALIYIATNMEHE